One Nostoc sp. UHCC 0302 DNA window includes the following coding sequences:
- a CDS encoding PAS domain S-box protein: MRDEQKSKEQVIEELVALRESFSNIQKLAAQQEAAEAALRQQTQRVQLMAEIAQRIRQSLNLEEILNTTVKEVQQFLQADRVFIYRFQADWSGVVIVESVDSSYASILGRKITDSFFADPSRRELYEQNRIQTITDIYTADLSPCHVDLLANLQIRANLVVPILQGKQLCGLLVANYCSKPRQWQQLEIDLLEQLATQLSIALQQSQLYEQTQRLFQREQALNRVIQSIRNSLDLETIFSTATREITHLVQADRAEIMQYLPERQLWLNVMDYRQNPDLPDSLGLEISDVGNEITARLKRLEVFKIENASTCSDEINRNLGQIYRGAWLIVPLHFGSLVWGSLAVLRNKESLSWQEEEVELTLAVADQLAIAIQQSTLFEQLQTELRERQQVEAALQEKQHFIQRIAETTPDIVYVYDLVERRNIYVNRQIVEILGYTSQEIQTMREAVLPNLVHPNDIARINEHLQRFHTLKDSEVIEIEYRMRHANGEWRWLHSRETVFAQNADGIPMQILGAASDITERKRAETEIYFQAHLLSAVQQAIIATDLNGIIIYWNNFAQTLYGWLADEVKGKNILETILPETSQEQAAEIMSHLQRGESWSGEFLVRRRDGTTFPVLVTDSPIYDDENTLVGIIGISADITEHKQALEALQESEARLRLALEAAHMSTWDWDILTNNVVYFNEDTPIFGVAPNDSLATYEAFLNGIYPEDRDRIATDVKNAIENHTEYETEFRVVWPDGQVRWLGDKGQVFYDETGKAIRMVGVSVDISERKQAEAKIREQAALLDVTTNAILVQDLENKIIFWNKSAEQIYGWKSEEALGKNVNELLYKDNLPQLQEAVYQTQLTGQWYGELHQIAKQGQTIIVESRWSLVEQENPKSILIVNTDITQKKQHEAQFQRAQRLESLGTLASGIAHELNNILTPMLLSAQLLQMKVSDEQNQLLLQMLENNTQRSADLVKQVLLFARGVEGKRELLEVQPLILEIQQLAQQTFPRNIKVETDLVPNLWSIYGDATQLHQVLLNLVINGRDAMPNGGSLSISATNFYVDETYAKMNLDADVGSYIVITVNDTGIGMPQEILDRIFEPFYTTKEIGKGSGLGLSTVLGIIKSYSGFINVTSNVGKGTKFQVFLKAVLANQTESEEELEFPAGNGELILVVDDEAEIREITKTMLLKYNYRVLTANDGIEAIALYVQNRQEISAVLVDMVMPAMDGLTTIRTLQQMNPLVKIIPSSGLLDNQQLVQASGMQTFLLKPYTMWQLLQVLNNLLN; the protein is encoded by the coding sequence ATGAGAGATGAACAAAAGAGCAAAGAGCAGGTCATTGAAGAGTTAGTGGCGCTGCGTGAAAGTTTTTCTAATATCCAAAAATTAGCCGCACAGCAGGAGGCAGCAGAAGCGGCATTACGGCAGCAAACCCAGCGGGTGCAACTGATGGCAGAGATTGCTCAACGCATCCGGCAGAGTTTGAATTTAGAAGAGATTTTGAACACAACAGTAAAAGAAGTACAGCAGTTTCTGCAAGCAGATCGGGTGTTTATTTACCGCTTTCAAGCCGATTGGAGTGGAGTTGTAATTGTTGAATCTGTAGACTCTAGTTATGCATCTATCTTAGGAAGGAAAATTACAGACTCATTTTTTGCAGATCCAAGTAGACGAGAGCTTTACGAACAAAATCGCATCCAAACCATAACAGATATTTACACAGCAGATTTATCTCCATGTCACGTTGATTTATTAGCAAATCTGCAAATCAGGGCAAACTTAGTAGTTCCTATTCTTCAAGGAAAACAGTTATGTGGACTACTAGTAGCAAACTACTGTTCAAAACCGCGCCAATGGCAGCAGTTGGAGATTGACTTGCTTGAGCAATTAGCAACTCAACTCTCTATCGCTTTACAACAAAGCCAACTGTACGAACAAACTCAACGCCTCTTTCAAAGAGAGCAGGCGCTCAATCGAGTGATTCAAAGCATCCGGAATTCTTTGGACTTAGAAACTATTTTTTCCACAGCAACGCGTGAGATTACTCATCTGGTACAAGCTGATAGAGCTGAAATTATGCAGTATCTCCCCGAACGGCAACTGTGGCTAAATGTCATGGACTATCGCCAGAACCCAGATTTACCAGATTCTTTAGGGCTAGAAATTTCTGATGTTGGTAATGAAATTACTGCTAGGCTCAAGCGATTAGAAGTATTTAAAATTGAAAACGCTAGCACTTGTTCAGATGAAATTAACCGCAACTTGGGGCAAATTTATCGGGGTGCATGGTTAATTGTACCGTTACACTTTGGTTCATTGGTTTGGGGTAGCCTTGCAGTCTTGAGAAATAAAGAATCTTTATCTTGGCAAGAAGAAGAAGTAGAATTAACTTTAGCAGTTGCCGACCAGTTAGCGATCGCCATTCAACAATCTACGCTCTTTGAGCAGTTGCAAACCGAACTGAGAGAGCGTCAGCAAGTAGAAGCAGCGCTGCAAGAAAAACAGCATTTTATTCAGAGAATTGCAGAAACAACCCCGGATATCGTATATGTCTATGACTTAGTTGAACGGCGCAATATTTATGTAAACCGTCAAATTGTCGAAATCCTTGGCTACACTTCCCAAGAAATTCAAACAATGAGAGAGGCTGTACTGCCAAATCTCGTTCATCCAAATGACATAGCACGCATCAACGAACACTTGCAACGGTTTCATACTCTTAAAGATAGTGAAGTCATTGAAATAGAGTATCGAATGAGACACGCCAATGGCGAGTGGCGTTGGCTACATAGTCGAGAGACTGTATTTGCCCAAAATGCAGACGGCATCCCCATGCAGATTTTGGGTGCAGCTAGTGATATTACCGAACGCAAGCGGGCTGAGACAGAAATTTATTTTCAGGCGCATCTCCTATCAGCAGTGCAACAGGCAATTATTGCCACTGACTTGAACGGCATAATTATTTATTGGAATAACTTTGCACAAACCCTTTACGGTTGGTTAGCTGACGAAGTGAAGGGTAAAAACATCCTGGAGACTATATTACCTGAAACCTCACAAGAGCAAGCAGCTGAAATTATGTCTCACTTGCAGCGTGGTGAAAGTTGGTCAGGTGAATTTCTCGTGCGCCGTCGAGACGGTACAACCTTCCCGGTACTAGTTACAGATTCCCCAATCTATGATGACGAAAATACATTAGTCGGCATCATTGGCATTTCTGCTGACATCACTGAGCATAAGCAGGCTCTGGAAGCACTGCAAGAGAGCGAAGCACGACTGAGGTTAGCCCTAGAAGCTGCCCACATGAGTACTTGGGACTGGGACATCTTAACTAATAACGTGGTGTATTTTAACGAAGACACTCCGATATTTGGAGTTGCACCAAATGATAGCCTGGCTACTTATGAAGCTTTTCTTAATGGTATTTATCCTGAAGACCGCGATCGCATAGCTACTGATGTGAAGAATGCGATTGAAAACCACACAGAATATGAAACTGAATTTCGAGTGGTTTGGCCTGATGGTCAAGTACGTTGGTTAGGGGATAAAGGCCAAGTATTCTATGACGAAACTGGTAAAGCAATACGCATGGTGGGCGTGTCAGTAGATATCAGCGAACGCAAGCAAGCCGAAGCAAAAATTCGTGAACAAGCAGCGTTGCTTGATGTAACTACAAATGCAATTCTTGTTCAAGATTTAGAAAATAAAATTATATTTTGGAACAAAAGCGCTGAACAAATTTATGGTTGGAAATCAGAAGAAGCTCTAGGCAAGAATGTGAATGAGCTATTGTACAAGGATAATTTGCCACAATTGCAAGAAGCCGTGTACCAAACTCAGCTCACAGGTCAATGGTATGGGGAATTGCATCAAATAGCAAAACAAGGGCAGACAATCATAGTTGAAAGTCGCTGGAGTCTGGTAGAGCAAGAGAACCCAAAATCTATTCTCATCGTTAACACCGATATAACGCAAAAGAAACAACACGAAGCCCAATTTCAACGCGCCCAGCGGTTGGAGAGCTTAGGTACACTAGCTAGCGGCATTGCTCACGAACTCAATAACATCCTAACTCCCATGCTGTTATCCGCTCAACTTTTACAGATGAAAGTTAGTGATGAGCAAAATCAGCTACTGCTTCAAATGTTAGAAAACAATACTCAACGCAGTGCAGATTTGGTTAAGCAAGTACTATTGTTTGCCCGTGGCGTTGAAGGTAAGCGGGAACTTTTGGAAGTCCAACCTTTAATATTAGAAATTCAACAGTTGGCTCAACAAACATTCCCTAGAAATATTAAAGTTGAGACTGACCTAGTACCAAATCTTTGGTCTATATATGGAGATGCTACACAACTACACCAAGTATTACTAAATCTAGTGATAAATGGTCGTGATGCCATGCCAAACGGTGGAAGTTTGAGTATTTCTGCTACAAATTTTTATGTGGATGAAACCTATGCCAAAATGAATCTTGATGCAGATGTTGGTTCTTATATTGTTATTACTGTCAATGATACCGGAATCGGTATGCCTCAAGAAATATTAGATAGAATTTTCGAGCCATTTTACACAACTAAAGAAATTGGTAAAGGTTCAGGTCTTGGTCTTTCAACTGTGCTTGGTATTATTAAAAGTTACAGTGGTTTTATTAATGTAACTAGTAATGTCGGTAAAGGAACAAAATTTCAGGTGTTCTTAAAAGCAGTGCTGGCAAACCAAACGGAATCAGAAGAAGAATTAGAATTCCCGGCGGGAAATGGAGAATTGATTTTAGTGGTAGATGACGAAGCTGAAATTCGAGAAATCACCAAAACAATGCTTTTAAAATACAACTATCGAGTGCTTACTGCTAATGATGGCATTGAAGCGATCGCATTGTATGTGCAAAATCGCCAAGAAATTAGTGCAGTTTTGGTAGACATGGTGATGCCAGCTATGGATGGTTTGACTACTATCCGTACTTTGCAGCAAATGAATCCACTAGTTAAAATTATTCCCTCTAGCGGACTATTAGATAACCAACAGCTTGTCCAAGCTAGTGGTATGCAAACATTCTTGTTAAAACCTTACACTATGTGGCAACTATTGCAAGTCTTAAACAATCTTCTTAACTAG
- a CDS encoding acetate--CoA ligase family protein, which translates to MVQQKSVDAIRINARKNDIFDIFNFQHYIGPNPYLETGALVFDFALTEYREPLPIENYISAIGDRYPQLGEQTYESYAHLFAQVVSEVGKLDMGLHLNRWGVKVYPTYVRISVQSLHERTTREVVYFVWDWFESINQNRDFLFDEQLVRLQNRFRQSVYGGPTVYALLRTAYEKGIPAFYLWEEGLMQYGFGKKHVRGVATTFNNDSHLDSEFTTRKDDCKAFLKTLGFPVPNGAIVYSEKEALGVAREIGYPVAIKPVVGHKGIGVTADVQDSKELESAYARALAAIPEEQPVRIIVEKSISGADFRLLCVDGKFVAATERRPASVVGDGNSTLEELIRQENRQPGRLDTPTSPMSKIQRDEAMELYLEEQGLTLDSVIKKDRTVYLRKVANLSAGGVSINATDTVHHDNIILAQDIAQHFQLTCLGIDIITKSLSESWKSSNFAILEINAAPGILMHLKPAVGDSVDVPSRILETFFESGTYARIPIITFNKISVDELQETIDHILLQHPEWVIGAVCRDAVFINRSKKVLSPDYNSNVQTLLRNPKLDLLIAEYSEDILDEDGMFYQNSNLVVLDNPTETEMILVRDVFDSSTVVIKKGNEVSIRRKGLIEDYTLGEEEPFTRVYLKETGAIL; encoded by the coding sequence ATGGTTCAACAAAAAAGCGTCGATGCAATCCGTATCAATGCTCGAAAAAATGATATATTCGACATTTTCAACTTCCAGCATTACATTGGCCCCAACCCGTATTTAGAGACAGGGGCGCTAGTATTTGACTTTGCTCTAACTGAGTATAGAGAGCCTTTACCAATTGAGAATTATATCTCAGCTATTGGCGATCGCTATCCACAATTAGGTGAGCAAACCTATGAATCCTATGCTCATCTGTTTGCCCAAGTTGTATCAGAAGTGGGCAAGCTTGATATGGGTTTGCACCTCAACCGTTGGGGTGTTAAGGTATATCCCACTTACGTGCGAATTAGCGTGCAATCGCTACATGAACGCACAACAAGAGAGGTAGTTTACTTTGTTTGGGATTGGTTTGAATCGATTAACCAAAACAGAGACTTCCTGTTTGATGAGCAGCTTGTGAGGCTGCAAAACCGATTCCGGCAATCTGTTTACGGCGGGCCTACAGTTTACGCCTTATTGCGGACAGCCTACGAAAAAGGTATTCCTGCCTTTTATTTGTGGGAGGAAGGACTAATGCAATACGGTTTTGGTAAAAAACACGTCCGCGGGGTTGCGACAACATTTAATAATGATAGCCATTTAGATTCAGAGTTTACTACCCGGAAAGATGATTGTAAGGCATTTTTGAAAACTTTAGGTTTCCCAGTACCGAATGGTGCGATCGTCTATTCAGAAAAGGAAGCTTTAGGGGTAGCAAGAGAAATTGGTTATCCAGTAGCAATTAAGCCTGTGGTAGGTCATAAAGGAATTGGTGTCACAGCTGATGTACAAGACTCAAAAGAATTAGAATCAGCTTACGCTAGAGCGCTAGCAGCGATTCCCGAAGAGCAGCCAGTTAGGATAATTGTCGAGAAAAGCATCTCAGGAGCGGATTTTCGCTTGCTGTGTGTCGATGGCAAATTCGTCGCCGCCACCGAACGCCGTCCAGCATCGGTTGTTGGTGATGGTAACTCAACTCTTGAGGAGTTAATTCGCCAAGAAAACCGTCAGCCTGGACGTTTGGATACACCTACCTCGCCGATGAGTAAGATTCAGCGTGATGAGGCGATGGAATTGTATTTAGAAGAACAAGGTTTGACGCTAGATAGCGTTATTAAAAAAGACCGCACTGTTTACCTCCGTAAAGTCGCTAATCTTTCCGCTGGCGGTGTGAGTATCAATGCAACAGATACAGTTCACCACGACAATATCATCTTGGCACAAGATATTGCCCAACATTTCCAGTTGACTTGCTTGGGTATTGATATCATTACCAAAAGTCTTTCAGAATCTTGGAAGTCCAGCAACTTTGCAATTCTGGAAATTAATGCTGCACCTGGAATTTTGATGCATCTTAAACCAGCGGTTGGTGACAGTGTTGATGTGCCTTCCCGTATCTTAGAAACATTTTTTGAATCGGGTACATATGCCAGAATACCAATTATCACCTTTAATAAAATCTCAGTTGATGAACTGCAAGAAACTATTGACCATATTCTTTTGCAACATCCAGAGTGGGTAATAGGCGCTGTTTGTCGTGATGCAGTTTTTATAAATCGGTCGAAAAAGGTATTAAGCCCAGATTACAACAGCAATGTCCAAACTTTGCTGCGTAATCCCAAACTGGATTTACTAATTGCCGAGTACAGTGAGGACATACTAGATGAAGATGGTATGTTTTACCAGAATAGTAATCTAGTAGTTTTGGATAATCCTACCGAAACTGAGATGATATTGGTGCGGGATGTCTTCGACAGTTCTACTGTGGTAATTAAAAAAGGAAATGAGGTTTCTATTCGTCGCAAAGGGTTGATTGAAGACTACACTTTGGGAGAAGAAGAGCCATTTACACGGGTTTATCTAAAAGAAACTGGGGCGATTTTGTGA
- a CDS encoding alpha-amylase family glycosyl hydrolase has protein sequence MGENTNLIEFNLFAPRNQGAALIGSFSPNKEIPMQKCEDGYFRTQIELQDGVYQYKFRVQTKSPNFAPDEWIDVIDPYATDVNETEKFGIVRVKDGQRIVDTYVWQHDDNLLPNNEELIIYEMHVADFTGDEADPEKRGKYLGVINKLDYLCELGINAIELMPVNEYPGNYSWGYKVRHFFATESSYGSTSDLKQLIDECHARGIRVIMDGIYNHTDEECPLMLIDRNYWYYKHMHYPEDPSNYWGPEFNYDNYDEKLDVKPAWKYVGDVVQFWIKEYHIDGIRFDAVRQLANFEFLDWLAQQGKIHGSHKQFYNIAEHIPDTSTVVKPDGPLDGCWHESFRYFVIPNITGEFNLEQLKEVLDPRKQGYATATNVINYLSTHDRERTLRELGDRGIFDTPAFERAKLAAVLLFTAMGIPMLWMGQEFGEYQKKSEDVTKPQKINWSLLTSEQNQDLFEYYQKLIALRKQNLALQSDNIEFFHENAEAQVLAYVRWHDLGFRVIVVTNFSDHNLTGYHIPDFPTAESWRDWFTNQEVEIGEDSLVADLPAYTAKIFVCY, from the coding sequence ATGGGTGAAAATACAAATCTAATAGAATTTAATTTATTTGCTCCTCGTAACCAAGGAGCCGCTTTAATTGGGTCTTTTTCTCCAAACAAAGAGATACCAATGCAAAAATGTGAAGATGGTTATTTTCGGACTCAAATTGAATTGCAGGATGGCGTTTATCAATATAAATTTCGCGTTCAAACCAAAAGTCCAAATTTTGCGCCAGATGAATGGATAGATGTTATTGATCCCTATGCAACAGATGTTAATGAAACAGAAAAGTTTGGGATAGTTAGGGTTAAAGATGGGCAACGTATTGTTGATACTTACGTTTGGCAGCATGATGACAATCTCTTACCTAATAATGAGGAATTAATTATATATGAAATGCACGTTGCTGATTTTACAGGTGATGAAGCTGATCCTGAAAAAAGAGGCAAGTATTTAGGAGTAATTAATAAATTAGATTATCTTTGCGAATTAGGAATTAATGCAATTGAATTAATGCCAGTCAATGAGTACCCTGGGAATTATAGCTGGGGTTATAAAGTTCGCCACTTCTTCGCCACAGAATCTAGTTACGGTTCAACATCAGATTTAAAACAGTTAATTGACGAATGTCATGCAAGAGGCATTCGCGTCATAATGGATGGAATTTATAACCACACCGATGAAGAATGCCCATTAATGCTGATTGACCGGAATTACTGGTACTACAAACATATGCATTATCCTGAAGACCCAAGTAATTACTGGGGGCCAGAGTTTAACTATGATAATTATGACGAAAAACTGGATGTCAAACCAGCATGGAAATACGTCGGTGATGTAGTGCAATTTTGGATTAAGGAGTATCACATTGATGGAATTCGCTTTGATGCAGTGCGCCAATTAGCTAACTTTGAATTTCTAGACTGGCTGGCTCAACAGGGGAAAATTCATGGCTCACACAAACAGTTTTACAACATTGCCGAACATATTCCCGATACAAGTACTGTAGTTAAGCCGGATGGGCCATTAGATGGGTGTTGGCATGAAAGTTTTCGTTACTTTGTAATTCCAAACATTACCGGAGAATTTAATTTAGAACAACTCAAGGAAGTATTAGACCCCAGAAAACAGGGTTATGCAACTGCTACGAATGTGATAAATTACTTGTCAACTCACGATCGCGAACGAACCTTGCGAGAATTAGGCGATCGCGGTATCTTTGACACACCTGCATTTGAGCGAGCCAAACTAGCAGCCGTTCTCTTGTTTACAGCGATGGGTATACCCATGTTATGGATGGGGCAAGAGTTTGGCGAATACCAAAAAAAGAGCGAAGACGTCACTAAGCCACAGAAGATTAATTGGTCTTTATTGACAAGCGAGCAGAATCAGGATTTATTTGAGTATTATCAAAAACTTATTGCTCTACGCAAGCAAAATCTAGCCCTGCAAAGTGACAATATAGAGTTTTTCCACGAAAATGCAGAAGCTCAAGTACTAGCATACGTCCGCTGGCATGACTTAGGCTTTCGTGTCATCGTTGTCACCAATTTTTCTGACCATAATCTAACTGGTTATCACATTCCAGATTTTCCCACAGCTGAGTCTTGGCGAGATTGGTTCACCAATCAAGAAGTAGAAATTGGTGAAGATAGTCTAGTTGCCGACTTGCCAGCCTATACAGCTAAGATATTTGTTTGTTACTAG
- a CDS encoding PAM68 family protein, giving the protein MSAEESERSRLPFEPNKKRQKPAKTQSKPPAQLNTSEKQPDRKPPYTKEEMAIPQVVSQRMIRRVAAFCGIPTVLGIATLIVSYLLAIYSDIKLPPIAVLLVNMGLFGLGVLGITYGVLSASWDEERPGNLLGLGEFSTNWGRMVAVWRETRQKKV; this is encoded by the coding sequence ATGTCTGCTGAAGAATCTGAACGCAGTCGCTTACCCTTTGAGCCAAACAAAAAGCGCCAAAAGCCTGCAAAAACTCAAAGTAAGCCACCAGCACAGCTCAATACCTCTGAGAAACAGCCTGACAGAAAGCCGCCTTACACCAAAGAAGAGATGGCAATTCCCCAGGTAGTCAGTCAGCGGATGATCCGGCGAGTGGCTGCATTCTGTGGTATACCAACAGTTTTGGGCATCGCTACCCTGATTGTCAGCTATTTACTTGCAATCTACTCTGATATCAAACTACCTCCCATCGCCGTATTATTGGTGAACATGGGACTGTTTGGTTTGGGGGTACTGGGGATAACTTACGGAGTCCTTTCTGCCTCTTGGGATGAAGAAAGACCTGGAAACCTGCTAGGGCTGGGTGAGTTTAGTACCAATTGGGGACGGATGGTGGCGGTTTGGCGCGAAACTCGACAGAAGAAAGTATAG
- the rpsO gene encoding 30S ribosomal protein S15 — protein sequence MALTQLRKQEIISSYQVHETDTGSAEVQIAMLTERIVRLSEHLQANKKDHSSRRGLLRLIGQRKRLLAYVQQESREKYLALIARLGIRG from the coding sequence ATGGCTCTCACGCAACTGCGAAAACAGGAGATTATCTCCAGCTACCAAGTTCACGAAACTGATACCGGTTCTGCCGAAGTCCAAATTGCTATGCTAACTGAGCGCATTGTCCGCCTCAGTGAACATCTCCAAGCAAATAAGAAAGACCATTCCTCCCGTCGCGGGCTGTTAAGGCTAATTGGTCAGCGCAAGCGTCTTCTAGCTTATGTCCAGCAGGAAAGCCGGGAAAAGTATTTAGCTTTGATTGCTCGTCTCGGTATTCGTGGATAA
- a CDS encoding class I SAM-dependent methyltransferase, whose protein sequence is MKTFSSLNTDEKEILSLSRRRQKEIQQFIFFKLFPKIFKQSIRQTKHFREWYRIPMNYVRIMELPLTIELLDLNIKQAILDISSPKLLPLYLAVSGYQKLTISDLLDYFVEDFKSFSQEFTISPKLDVFDATNIPYDDRTFDRVFSVSVFEHIPDFGDIDAVREVARVLKPRGIFVLTLPASKNYMEEWVINHNFYWPGYTRDDGSVFYQRRYNEQSIRERFGNLGLEIEDIIFIAEHPIKPSVLNENGKLLHNDSYVRDLWPLKVANKLPKAPLLPYLLYSSLSERYHYLTRNSEDENIRQVAVKLRRLATI, encoded by the coding sequence ATGAAAACCTTCTCTAGTTTGAACACGGATGAAAAAGAAATATTGTCTTTATCAAGAAGAAGACAAAAAGAAATTCAGCAATTTATTTTTTTTAAGCTTTTCCCCAAAATATTTAAACAATCCATTCGTCAAACAAAGCATTTCCGCGAATGGTATAGAATTCCGATGAATTACGTGAGAATAATGGAGTTACCATTAACTATCGAACTATTAGATTTAAATATTAAACAAGCAATATTAGACATTTCAAGTCCTAAATTGTTGCCGTTATACTTAGCCGTTAGTGGTTATCAAAAACTTACTATATCCGATTTATTAGACTATTTTGTTGAAGATTTTAAATCTTTTTCTCAAGAATTCACTATTTCACCAAAGCTCGATGTTTTTGACGCAACAAATATTCCTTATGATGACAGGACATTTGATCGAGTTTTCTCAGTTTCAGTATTTGAACACATACCAGACTTTGGGGATATAGATGCTGTACGAGAAGTAGCGAGAGTGCTTAAACCTAGAGGAATATTTGTACTCACACTTCCAGCTAGCAAGAATTACATGGAAGAATGGGTTATAAACCACAACTTCTATTGGCCTGGATACACAAGAGATGATGGTTCTGTATTTTATCAGCGTCGGTATAACGAACAGTCAATACGAGAACGCTTTGGAAACTTAGGATTGGAGATAGAAGATATAATCTTTATTGCTGAGCATCCTATTAAACCATCTGTGCTGAATGAAAATGGTAAGTTACTTCATAATGACTCTTATGTTAGGGATTTATGGCCCCTTAAAGTAGCGAATAAGTTACCTAAAGCTCCACTGTTACCTTATTTGTTATATTCTTCGCTATCAGAAAGATATCACTATCTTACAAGAAACTCGGAGGACGAGAATATACGGCAAGTAGCAGTCAAACTAAGACGTTTAGCAACGATTTAA
- a CDS encoding cyanophycinase, with translation MTDSNIKRQLVIIGGAEDKDGDSQILREFVRRAGGTKAHIVIMTAATELPREVGENYIRVFERLGAEDVRIIDTETRDDATSSTALAAITKATGVFFTGGDQARITSILKDTEIDQAIHKRFAEGIVIAGTSAGAAVMPDKMIVEGDSQTHPRIETVDMGPGLGFLPGVVIDQHFSQRGRLGRLISALLLEPASLGFGIDENTAMVVTDNQIEVIGEGAVTIVDESEATYNNADIILKDEPLAICGAKLHILPHGYKFDLKTRKPILNNGAVPAAATNV, from the coding sequence ATGACGGATAGCAATATTAAGCGTCAGCTGGTGATTATTGGCGGAGCCGAAGATAAAGATGGAGATTCCCAAATTTTGCGGGAGTTTGTGCGACGCGCTGGCGGTACGAAAGCGCACATCGTGATTATGACCGCAGCAACAGAACTACCCAGAGAAGTGGGAGAAAATTATATTAGAGTGTTTGAGCGATTGGGAGCAGAGGATGTTCGCATAATTGACACAGAAACCCGTGATGATGCAACTTCTTCTACTGCATTAGCAGCAATTACTAAGGCAACTGGCGTATTTTTCACCGGGGGAGACCAAGCTCGGATTACTAGTATTCTTAAAGACACCGAAATTGATCAAGCTATCCACAAACGTTTCGCTGAAGGCATAGTTATTGCAGGAACTAGCGCCGGAGCCGCTGTTATGCCAGATAAAATGATTGTGGAAGGCGACTCACAGACACATCCGCGCATTGAAACTGTGGACATGGGCCCCGGTCTTGGTTTCTTACCTGGGGTGGTGATAGACCAACATTTTTCTCAGCGCGGTCGCTTGGGACGCCTAATTTCAGCTTTATTACTAGAGCCTGCTAGCTTAGGTTTCGGTATTGACGAAAACACCGCTATGGTAGTGACTGATAACCAAATTGAAGTAATTGGCGAAGGTGCTGTCACTATTGTGGATGAGTCAGAAGCTACATATAATAACGCTGACATAATCCTTAAAGATGAGCCTTTGGCGATTTGCGGAGCTAAACTGCATATCTTACCACATGGCTACAAATTTGACCTGAAAACTCGCAAGCCTATCCTGAATAATGGTGCTGTGCCAGCTGCTGCCACAAATGTCTAA